The Blastomonas fulva genome contains a region encoding:
- a CDS encoding lysophospholipid acyltransferase family protein: protein MTAAPGHHAGQEPCIKVWGRMMNASEPVPSPSREPSTAHLGWAARALYALMMFIYRRHRFTAVGTPPPERRYIIIAVPHTSNWDFPNYMGVTRELGLETHFMAKTSLFRWPFHTFMRQMGGVPVDRSAAGDMVQQMIAEFAAREDFILTIAPEGTRKAVTAWRTGFYRIAYGAGVPIVCGFMDYGNRRAGLGPVIHPTGDYEKDMAPAFAFYAAMAGRNAVHSAPKG from the coding sequence GTGACAGCGGCGCCCGGCCATCATGCCGGGCAAGAGCCCTGCATCAAGGTGTGGGGACGGATGATGAACGCGAGCGAGCCTGTGCCTTCCCCGTCGCGCGAGCCTTCGACCGCGCATCTCGGCTGGGCCGCGCGCGCGCTGTATGCACTGATGATGTTCATCTATCGCCGTCACCGGTTTACGGCGGTCGGCACCCCGCCGCCCGAGCGCCGCTACATCATCATCGCGGTGCCGCACACCAGCAACTGGGACTTCCCCAATTACATGGGCGTCACCCGCGAATTGGGGCTCGAGACGCATTTCATGGCCAAGACATCGCTGTTCCGCTGGCCGTTTCACACGTTCATGCGGCAGATGGGCGGGGTCCCGGTCGATCGCAGCGCTGCGGGCGACATGGTGCAGCAGATGATCGCCGAGTTCGCCGCGCGCGAGGACTTCATCCTGACGATCGCGCCCGAAGGCACGCGCAAGGCGGTGACCGCATGGCGCACCGGCTTTTACCGGATCGCCTATGGCGCGGGCGTGCCGATCGTCTGCGGGTTCATGGATTATGGCAACCGCCGCGCAGGGCTTGGACCGGTGATCCACCCGACCGGCGATTACGAGAAGGACATGGCCCCCGCATTCGCCTTTTACGCGGCGATGGCGGGGCGCAATGCGGTGCATTCAGCCCCGAAGGGCTAA
- the nadA gene encoding quinolinate synthase NadA, producing MTAQPRENLSGLDLRAEIDRLRKERNAVILAHYYQKPEIQDIADFVGDSLELSRIAAETDADVIAFCGVKFMAETAKILSPDKIVILPDMDAGCSLEDSCPPDKFAAFRAEHPDHIALTYINCSAAVKALSDIIVTSSSAEKILSQIPADQKIIFGPDKHLGGYLVRKLGREMLLWPGVCIVHEAFSETELLKLKAQHPDAPVAAHPECPAHILDHADMVGSTSAILKFAKETTSDTVIVATEPHIIHQMEKAVPEKTFIGAPGADGNCNCNICPYMALNTMEKLYVALRDLEPRIELDEALRLDAKKSLDRMLEMASSTVGQGDLGRPDLAHQD from the coding sequence ATGACCGCCCAACCCCGTGAGAACCTGTCCGGCCTGGATCTGCGCGCCGAAATCGACCGGCTGCGCAAGGAGAGGAACGCGGTCATTCTGGCGCATTACTACCAGAAGCCCGAAATCCAGGACATCGCCGATTTCGTCGGCGATTCGCTCGAGCTGTCGCGGATCGCGGCCGAGACCGATGCAGACGTGATCGCGTTCTGCGGCGTGAAGTTCATGGCCGAAACCGCCAAGATCCTCAGCCCCGACAAGATCGTCATCCTTCCCGACATGGACGCCGGTTGCAGTCTGGAAGACAGCTGCCCGCCCGACAAGTTCGCCGCGTTCCGTGCCGAGCACCCCGATCACATTGCGCTCACCTATATCAACTGCTCGGCGGCGGTGAAGGCATTGAGCGACATCATCGTGACCTCGTCGTCTGCGGAAAAGATCCTCAGCCAGATCCCGGCGGACCAGAAGATCATCTTCGGCCCCGACAAGCATCTGGGCGGCTATCTGGTGCGCAAATTGGGCCGCGAGATGCTGCTGTGGCCCGGCGTGTGCATCGTCCACGAGGCATTCAGCGAGACCGAGCTGTTGAAGCTCAAGGCGCAACATCCCGATGCGCCTGTCGCCGCGCACCCCGAATGCCCCGCGCACATCCTCGATCATGCCGACATGGTGGGATCGACCAGCGCGATCCTGAAATTCGCCAAGGAAACCACCAGCGACACCGTGATCGTCGCGACCGAGCCGCACATCATCCACCAGATGGAAAAAGCGGTTCCCGAAAAGACCTTCATCGGCGCGCCGGGTGCGGATGGCAATTGCAACTGTAACATCTGCCCGTATATGGCGCTCAACACGATGGAAAAGCTCTACGTTGCGCTGCGCGATCTGGAGCCGCGGATCGAGCTCGACGAGGCGCTGCGCCTCGACGCGAAGAAGTCGCTCGACCGGATGCTCGAAATGGCGAGCAGCACGGTGGGGCAGGGTGATCTTGGCCGCCCCGATCTGGCGCATCAGGACTGA
- a CDS encoding DUF4230 domain-containing protein: MAIKGSTAGLLFAGALALGAGGTWLASGLIEDDNVVSAEAMLAGFERRNQLVVLVAQVVPVVTNKDPGFIGMFDAEQTAIIPATVSYSVNMAKMGPDSVAWNETERQMTITVPPVMIQPPNLQEQQARYYRDGLWVTGASVERLFKANSAAALKQAQTLARNESLVAIARASARDAVERNARAYLSGAGIQDAVVTVRIANQGANLQ, translated from the coding sequence ATGGCGATTAAGGGCAGTACTGCCGGCCTGCTGTTTGCAGGCGCGCTCGCGCTGGGCGCTGGCGGCACCTGGCTGGCGTCGGGGCTGATCGAGGACGACAATGTGGTGTCGGCCGAAGCGATGCTCGCCGGGTTCGAGCGGCGCAACCAGCTGGTCGTGCTGGTCGCGCAGGTGGTGCCCGTGGTCACCAACAAGGACCCCGGCTTTATCGGCATGTTCGATGCCGAGCAGACCGCGATCATCCCGGCCACCGTGAGCTATTCGGTGAACATGGCGAAGATGGGCCCCGATTCTGTCGCATGGAACGAGACCGAACGGCAGATGACAATCACCGTGCCGCCGGTGATGATCCAGCCGCCCAACCTTCAGGAGCAGCAGGCGCGCTATTATCGCGACGGGCTGTGGGTCACCGGGGCGAGCGTGGAGCGTCTGTTCAAGGCCAACTCCGCCGCCGCGCTCAAACAGGCGCAGACGCTGGCGCGCAACGAATCGCTGGTGGCGATCGCCCGCGCCAGCGCGCGCGATGCCGTCGAGCGCAATGCGCGTGCGTATTTGAGCGGCGCAGGCATACAAGATGCTGTAGTGACCGTGCGAATTGCCAACCAGGGAGCCAATCTGCAATGA
- a CDS encoding MBL fold metallo-hydrolase, with amino-acid sequence MELPADLPTGLAETIEPMVRRVLAGNPSAFTYTGTQTYVVGKGADVAVIDPGPADPAHIEAILATVGDARIAAIMCTHTHRDHSPAAAPLAARTGAPIIGCAALMLSDDGPRSDEAFDTTYAPDRVLADGESVSGDGWTLQAVATPGHTSNHLCLALVESGALFTGDHVMGWSTSVISPPDGDMADYMASLAKLQERSDRVYYPAHGPAVENPAQLVRGMMGHRKQRERQVLRQLEAGPQAIPDMVPQMYKGIDERLYGAAGRSVLAHLIDLKNRGAVRHEGDVWALIHGD; translated from the coding sequence ATGGAACTGCCTGCTGATCTTCCGACCGGCCTTGCCGAGACCATCGAACCGATGGTGCGCCGCGTGCTCGCGGGCAACCCGTCCGCGTTCACCTATACCGGCACCCAGACCTATGTCGTGGGCAAGGGCGCAGATGTCGCGGTGATCGATCCGGGTCCGGCGGACCCTGCGCATATCGAGGCGATCCTGGCGACCGTCGGCGATGCGCGCATCGCCGCGATCATGTGCACCCACACTCATCGCGACCACAGCCCCGCCGCAGCGCCGCTCGCGGCGCGCACCGGCGCGCCGATCATCGGCTGCGCAGCGCTGATGCTCAGCGACGACGGCCCGCGCTCCGACGAGGCGTTCGATACCACCTACGCGCCCGACCGCGTGCTGGCCGATGGCGAAAGCGTTTCGGGCGATGGCTGGACATTGCAGGCCGTCGCAACCCCGGGGCACACCAGCAACCATCTGTGCCTGGCTCTGGTCGAAAGCGGCGCGCTGTTCACCGGCGACCATGTCATGGGCTGGTCGACCAGCGTGATCTCGCCGCCTGATGGCGACATGGCCGATTATATGGCGAGCCTCGCCAAATTGCAGGAGCGCTCCGACCGCGTCTATTATCCCGCGCACGGTCCTGCGGTCGAGAACCCGGCCCAATTGGTGCGCGGCATGATGGGCCACCGCAAGCAGCGCGAGCGGCAGGTGCTGCGCCAGCTCGAGGCAGGCCCGCAGGCCATCCCCGACATGGTACCGCAGATGTACAAGGGCATCGATGAACGCCTGTACGGCGCGGCGGGCCGTTCGGTGCTCGCGCATCTGATCGATCTGAAAAACCGCGGCGCGGTCCGCCACGAAGGCGACGTCTGGGCGCTGATCCATGGCGATTAA